The Tenuifilum thalassicum genome includes the window CTAGCAAAAAGCATTGGAAAACCTGCAAAAATACACATTGAGGTTGAGACGGGTTTTAACCGTACTGGCATTGAATTTGAAGAGCTGCCGCAAGTAACATCGGTAATGCATGAAAACCTCAATCTGATAGAATTTGTTGGATTATGTACGCATTATGCTGGTGCCGAAACTATTGCCAATCATCTAAGAGTAATGAACCAAATAGAGATCTACAACTCGTTCTACGAATATTTTCTTCTTAAAGATTTAGTTCCAAAATATCGCCATACAGCAGCATCGGCGGCAACCCTCACCTACCCACAAACCCGAATGGATATGGTAAGAGTTGGTATTGCCCAATATGGATTTTGGCCTACACAAGAAACTCTTATTCATCAGATAAAAGAAAATAATGCCAAAGAATCAGACCTAAGACGTGTTATTTCGTGGAAAACTCATATCATGTCAATTAAGAATGTTGAGCCTGGCGAATTTGTGGGCTACGGCATTTCATATATGGCCAATCGTAAAACCAAGGTAGCTATACTTCCTATAGGTTACTCCAATGGTTATAGCCGTTCCTTAAGCAACTCGGGAAGAGTACTTATTCATGGCAAACAAGCTCCAGTAGTTGGATCGGTAACCATGAATACACTTAGCGTTAATGTAACCGATATCCCTAACGTTAACCAAGGCGATGAGGTTGTACTAATTGGCAAGCAGAAGCGAGAGTGTATTACCGTTGCATCGTTTAGCGACATGAGCAACCAGCTTAACTATCAGGTGTTAGCCCGATTACCAGGAAATATTCCCAGAAATGTTGTTTCTTAATAATTATACAGTGCAGAAACGATTAACAAGGAAATTACTGAAAATAAAACAATGAATAAAACTCGAACGCATAAGCAAAACGGGCTAGCATATGCCACTTAATCACGTATAAATCAGAACAAACAGCTAAGATCTGGTTTTACACCTATTATAAGCATATCATCCACTTGCTCAAGGTCTCCTTTCCAATCGTCGATAGCCTTCTCAATACTTCTCCTTTGTTCCTCGATCGGTTTCATATAGTTACTTAGTAGCAAATGCCTAAATCGACGATACTTGAACTTTTTCCCTTCTGGCCCTCCAAACTGGTCAACAATGCCATCGGTAAACATATATATCATATCTTTAGGCTGAATTGGGATATAGTAGCTACTAAACAAGCTATGCCCAAGCTCATTTGCCATACCAACCGAGTATCTATCGCCACGGATTTCTATAAGCCTACCATCGCGGACTAAGAATAGGTTAGAAAAGGCTCCAGCAAACTGAAGCATGTTATACTCCTTGTCGATAATACAAAACGACACATCCATACCATCCTTAACCTTAATTCCGCCAGTATTTTCACCATTGCTGGTAGCAAAAGTGTTATGAATAGCTATGCTTAGCCGGTTTAGGATTTCAGAAGCGTCGTCAACTCCCTCGATGTTTGTGATATTACGAAGGAGTTCAATTCCAATAATAGACATGAAAGCACCTGGAACACCATGGCCCGTACAGTCGACAACAGCAATAAATGTTTTATTTCGAGTTTCGTTAATCCAGTAAAAATCGCCACTTACTATATCTTTTGGCCTGTATATAACAAACGATTCAGGAACCAGCTGCTTGAAATGAGAAATGGATGGCAACATGGAATCCTGTATTCGCTTTGCATAATTTATACTATCGGTTATATTTTTATTTTTAAGGGCAAGTTCTTCTTTTTGTTCTCGTAGGGCTTCAAGCACAGCTTCCCTTTCTTGGAGGAGTCGGTTTACGCGTTTTACATTTCTATTCCTTCGAATTATAATTATTACAAAGGTTAAGAGGAGAACAAATATGTAAAATGAGATAGCAAATTTAGTTCTGTACCAAGGGGCAACCACATTTATTTCAAGAGATATAAATTCCTTAGTCCAAACCTTATCGCTATTGGCCCCCATAATCTGGAAGATGTAATTACCTTGGGGTAAGTTAGAGAAGGACACCTTATTGCTAGCACCTAGTTCAATCCATCTATTATCGTGTCCAACTAGCCTATATCGATATGAGTTTAATTCAGGATGAACAAAGTCAAGAGCAGTTAAAGTAAATGTAATATTGCTAAAATTATCGGGCAAAGTAATTCTAGAGTTTTTATATGGTATTATCTCGTAGCTACTTGATTTACTATAAACGCTGACCTTACTTATACTGATATTTGGAGCAACTGTATTTAGTGGTATGGAATCTGGATGGAAGATATTTACACCATCAATTCCGCCAAAGTACAGATAACCTTTATCATCCTTAAAGGAAGAGTTGATATTCAACTCATTACTAAACAAACCATCTCGTTTTCCATAGGTACGGACAAGGTTTGACAAAGGGTTAAATGAAATAAGCCCCTTATTTGTACTCAGCCAAATACGACCTCTGCTATCCTCTTGGATATCATTAACCAAGCCCATCTTCAAACCGTTAAAACTAACCTTATGAACCTTCTTGGCCTTATCTTTAGGATTTATCCAATACAGTCCACTAGTAGAGCCAATCCATATTAAACCATTCATGGATTGATAAAGGCAAAGAGCCTCTATTTGAATACTAACATCTTTAGCAGAAATGCTACAATGCTTTATCCTATCAAGGCTTTCATTAAGATATGAAACGCCCTTACTTGTTGCAACCCAAACACTACCATCCTTATCAACTAAAACATCGTAAACCTCGTTACTAAGAAGCGATAAAGAATCGCGCCTAAAGGCATAAAAGCTAACAACACCTTGCTTACCAACCCTATGCAAACCATTATGAGTTGCAAGCCAAATCCTACCAATAGAATCCTCGGCAATAGAATATATCCTATTATTCCTAAAAAGATCACCTACATATATTCCCTTGTATTCAAATAAGTCGACAATATTTCTCCCCCCTCTTGGATGCACAAAAACACCATTCCGAGTTCCAATAACCATGTCACCATTACGTAGTTTTAGTAACGAATGGATAAAATCATCGGGTATGTAGTTG containing:
- a CDS encoding ligand-binding sensor domain-containing protein → MKRVKTILLNFVFGACLLASTSVSIAQRVNVELFNSDNGLPQSFAKTIIQDSVGYLWVGTQEGLCRYDGYEFLIYSNDPYDSTTLSNNYIQNIVEGNDGVLWIATYYGLNKYDRHNNKFKTYLHLPNDSRSLSSNKILRVYKDKSNRIWVKTIDALHLYNPKTDDFTKFKHYNDIFNISQSNDVNPVFEDSKGNLWLGTKDGLFLFDKERLLFKRFHEEPGNWYSLYGNRVNAIVETGKGLLVGTDKGISVYNYKSGSFTRFKVNVKSNEDRRLIERIQFLGLDSDSSLWVGSLMGLAKVLPNGDLLKYNNLYFNNERVELINVSSVLRDRSGVVWVASQNGLVKINPFTNRISGYSKDVQGRKLFSNNIIASISLDNAGNIWLGTWGTGLHVFNPKTGLNKRYTRSGPNYIPDDFIHSLLKLRNGDMVIGTRNGVFVHPRGGRNIVDLFEYKGIYVGDLFRNNRIYSIAEDSIGRIWLATHNGLHRVGKQGVVSFYAFRRDSLSLLSNEVYDVLVDKDGSVWVATSKGVSYLNESLDRIKHCSISAKDVSIQIEALCLYQSMNGLIWIGSTSGLYWINPKDKAKKVHKVSFNGLKMGLVNDIQEDSRGRIWLSTNKGLISFNPLSNLVRTYGKRDGLFSNELNINSSFKDDKGYLYFGGIDGVNIFHPDSIPLNTVAPNISISKVSVYSKSSSYEIIPYKNSRITLPDNFSNITFTLTALDFVHPELNSYRYRLVGHDNRWIELGASNKVSFSNLPQGNYIFQIMGANSDKVWTKEFISLEINVVAPWYRTKFAISFYIFVLLLTFVIIIIRRNRNVKRVNRLLQEREAVLEALREQKEELALKNKNITDSINYAKRIQDSMLPSISHFKQLVPESFVIYRPKDIVSGDFYWINETRNKTFIAVVDCTGHGVPGAFMSIIGIELLRNITNIEGVDDASEILNRLSIAIHNTFATSNGENTGGIKVKDGMDVSFCIIDKEYNMLQFAGAFSNLFLVRDGRLIEIRGDRYSVGMANELGHSLFSSYYIPIQPKDMIYMFTDGIVDQFGGPEGKKFKYRRFRHLLLSNYMKPIEEQRRSIEKAIDDWKGDLEQVDDMLIIGVKPDLSCLF
- the alr gene encoding alanine racemase, which gives rise to MQQTSYIEISKSAYRHNIQYLKKIIGSNVKLSAVVKGNAYGHGVENIVPLAEKAGVNHFSVFSAAEALEVFKVKSDKSKIMIMGYLSDEQIAWAIENGIEFYVFDLYRLTKAIELAKSIGKPAKIHIEVETGFNRTGIEFEELPQVTSVMHENLNLIEFVGLCTHYAGAETIANHLRVMNQIEIYNSFYEYFLLKDLVPKYRHTAASAATLTYPQTRMDMVRVGIAQYGFWPTQETLIHQIKENNAKESDLRRVISWKTHIMSIKNVEPGEFVGYGISYMANRKTKVAILPIGYSNGYSRSLSNSGRVLIHGKQAPVVGSVTMNTLSVNVTDIPNVNQGDEVVLIGKQKRECITVASFSDMSNQLNYQVLARLPGNIPRNVVS